One Methanoculleus sp. SDB genomic window carries:
- a CDS encoding CDP-alcohol phosphatidyltransferase, with protein sequence MNITALRPRLVARLKPLADVFIRLGLTPNQISLLSLILGFACAYFFFHRAFGIGSLMLLLSGILDLIDGTVARQQDTESDFGAVIDWIVDKYVDAIALLGIGLSGIPIVSAVVTLTPDTAPIVDFACITIAIVGSMMNTFIKPVVYAEVGYHERKNGKINDPLEGIGFFGRPETLIVLILGGLSGFIWLSVLIVAVCTNLSAIQRIAYLYRRLS encoded by the coding sequence ATGAACATTACGGCGTTACGGCCACGGCTGGTGGCAAGATTAAAGCCGCTGGCGGACGTTTTCATCAGGCTCGGCCTGACGCCAAACCAGATATCGCTCCTCTCCCTGATTCTCGGGTTTGCCTGCGCATACTTTTTTTTTCACCGTGCGTTTGGCATCGGAAGCCTGATGCTCCTTCTTTCGGGCATTCTCGATCTCATTGACGGCACGGTGGCACGCCAGCAGGACACCGAAAGCGATTTCGGGGCGGTTATCGACTGGATTGTCGATAAATACGTTGATGCGATCGCCCTCCTCGGCATCGGCCTCTCCGGCATCCCCATCGTAAGTGCGGTTGTCACGCTCACGCCGGATACCGCACCCATCGTGGATTTCGCCTGTATCACCATTGCAATCGTCGGATCGATGATGAATACCTTCATCAAACCGGTGGTCTATGCCGAGGTCGGCTACCATGAACGAAAAAACGGAAAGATCAACGATCCCCTCGAGGGGATCGGATTCTTCGGAAGGCCGGAAACACTCATCGTACTGATACTCGGCGGCCTTTCGGGGTTTATCTGGCTTTCTGTCCTTATCGTCGCGGTCTGCACTAATCTTTCCGCAATCCAGCGGATTGCCTACCTCTATCGAAGGCTATCCTGA
- a CDS encoding archaeosortase A, whose translation MEGYLVLIASIAFFAFLLPGSRNQYYAILGWTGITAYLFSQLPVYFAENNFIYPAITLLSLPFLAITIKHLRARNGTVMQLSRAAAIAFLIFAPFAYIGPPGDLLISAVIGQVAWVLTALSFPVELVAWNTVMHDAFRVEIILACTGIQSIAIMLGVAGAVPTTTRQKVAAFLLVVPVIYILNIFRNVFVIMGYTGQWFPFLPEIASNGEYGYESFFWAHNVICELLALGILIGIAYAMFLLIPALGEFADDLISVYRDEIRIAFDRGRQSAGLRKD comes from the coding sequence ATGGAAGGTTATCTCGTTCTCATTGCGAGCATTGCGTTTTTTGCATTTCTCCTTCCGGGATCGCGGAACCAGTACTATGCCATCCTCGGATGGACGGGTATTACGGCATACCTCTTCTCGCAGCTGCCGGTGTATTTCGCGGAAAATAACTTTATCTATCCTGCAATTACCCTGCTTTCCCTTCCGTTTCTTGCAATAACCATAAAGCATCTTCGTGCACGCAACGGCACCGTAATGCAGCTTTCACGTGCCGCGGCAATCGCATTCCTGATATTCGCCCCGTTTGCCTATATCGGGCCGCCCGGGGATCTGCTGATCTCGGCCGTGATCGGGCAGGTTGCGTGGGTGCTCACCGCCCTCAGCTTCCCCGTGGAGCTGGTGGCATGGAATACGGTCATGCACGACGCATTCCGCGTCGAGATAATCCTCGCATGCACCGGTATACAGAGCATTGCCATTATGCTCGGCGTGGCGGGTGCCGTGCCGACAACAACGCGGCAGAAAGTTGCTGCATTCCTGCTGGTCGTGCCGGTAATCTACATCCTCAACATATTCAGGAATGTCTTCGTAATCATGGGGTACACCGGGCAGTGGTTCCCGTTTCTTCCTGAAATCGCTTCAAACGGAGAATACGGCTATGAGAGCTTTTTCTGGGCTCATAACGTGATCTGTGAACTCCTCGCACTCGGAATCCTCATCGGGATCGCCTACGCGATGTTTCTCCTCATCCCGGCACTCGGAGAGTTTGCGGACGATCTGATTTCGGTCTATCGCGACGAGATCAGGATAGCCTTCGATAGAGGTAGGCAATCCGCTGGATTGCGGAAAGATTAG